A DNA window from Thermosynechococcaceae cyanobacterium Okahandja contains the following coding sequences:
- a CDS encoding ferredoxin-thioredoxin reductase variable chain, which yields MEQQALSLGLRVRVKSSVIVYHHPDHRGQPFDIQGMEGEIIAILSDWQGRPISPNYPYQVRFNPKFMAHLHVDELEIIDSSAH from the coding sequence ATGGAACAACAAGCATTAAGTTTAGGATTACGGGTGCGCGTCAAGTCCTCAGTGATTGTTTACCATCACCCGGATCACCGCGGTCAACCCTTTGACATTCAGGGCATGGAAGGGGAAATTATCGCTATCCTCAGCGATTGGCAAGGTCGTCCCATTAGTCCCAATTACCCCTACCAAGTACGCTTTAACCCCAAGTTTATGGCACACCTACACGTTGACGAACTAGAG
- a CDS encoding glycosyltransferase, with translation MIVKNEAHHLRRCLASVQPWVDETIVVDTGSTDETIAIAREFTPHVYSFEWQQDFAAARNYSLQWAAGEWIFYIDADEELVVTDPQWRSQLLHTECAGFCLLRQEVNSHHNWSEFSNCRVARQQPSLRFVGALHEQLRWDTGPVGHLEGVHLVHHNHHSREQFLQKIRDRNIPILERMVQQGDRRLMNLVCLGDHYAACGETQQSQYWYQQALAAIAADIEQWQRPQDTTWLRHLLFWAAYTAFTAKDYDTAQTYATYGLTFFDTYPPLLYVTGLLIFELGLPRGALPYFQRCLDLFASGTYDHTEPFDRQWMTTQPAYSLGFTYLTLNEPEAAITYFQKALAFNPQYQPAQYHLQQLLAAKAHSTDPSAS, from the coding sequence ATGATTGTTAAAAATGAAGCCCATCACCTGCGGCGCTGCTTAGCCTCGGTGCAGCCGTGGGTAGATGAAACCATTGTGGTGGATACCGGCTCAACGGACGAAACCATAGCTATTGCCCGCGAGTTTACACCCCACGTTTACTCGTTTGAGTGGCAACAGGATTTTGCTGCGGCTCGTAACTATTCGTTACAGTGGGCAGCGGGAGAGTGGATTTTTTATATCGATGCTGACGAAGAGTTGGTAGTTACGGATCCCCAGTGGCGATCGCAACTGCTGCATACGGAGTGTGCGGGCTTTTGTCTGCTGCGCCAAGAGGTGAATTCCCACCACAACTGGAGTGAATTTAGCAACTGCCGCGTGGCTCGCCAGCAACCAAGTTTACGCTTTGTCGGGGCACTGCACGAGCAACTGCGCTGGGATACAGGTCCTGTTGGTCACCTTGAGGGGGTACACCTTGTTCACCACAACCACCACAGCCGTGAACAATTTTTGCAAAAAATCCGCGACCGCAATATTCCCATTTTGGAGCGGATGGTGCAGCAGGGCGATCGCCGCCTAATGAATTTGGTTTGCCTTGGGGATCACTACGCCGCCTGCGGTGAAACCCAGCAGTCCCAGTACTGGTACCAGCAGGCGTTAGCGGCAATTGCTGCCGATATTGAACAGTGGCAGCGCCCCCAAGATACCACATGGCTGCGCCACCTCCTGTTTTGGGCCGCCTACACGGCCTTTACCGCCAAGGACTACGACACGGCTCAGACCTATGCCACCTACGGCCTCACCTTTTTTGACACCTACCCGCCGTTACTTTACGTGACGGGGCTGCTGATTTTTGAGCTTGGGTTACCGCGGGGCGCACTGCCCTACTTTCAGCGCTGTTTAGACCTCTTTGCCAGCGGCACCTACGATCACACTGAACCCTTCGATCGCCAGTGGATGACCACCCAGCCCGCCTATAGCTTGGGCTTTACCTACCTGACCCTCAACGAACCCGAGGCCGCCATCACCTATTTCCAGAAGGCGCTGGCCTTTAACCCCCAGTACCAACCCGCCCAATACCATTTACAGCAGCTTTTGGCCGCTAAAGCCCATTCAACCGACCCTTCAGCCAGTTAA